The Solanum lycopersicum chromosome 9, SLM_r2.1 genome window below encodes:
- the LOC101268504 gene encoding uncharacterized protein, whose amino-acid sequence MEDPKKLEEGFSNQKNNISEENIDTNRIDNNQDLVSHENDQKILSQPLQKKEEEEPIIKKGKRVATLDAFRGLTIVLMILVDDAGGAYACIDHSPWNGCTLADFVMPFFLFIVGVAIALALKRVPKVSAAIKKVTLRTLKLLFWGIILQGGYSHAPYDLAYGVDMKVIRWCGILQRIALVYLIVALIEILTTKLRPTTLTPGHFSIFTAYKWQWLGGFVAFVVYTTTIYGLYVPDWNFLVHDGDTSQRYTVKCGMRGHLGPACNAVGYVDRQVWGINHLYNQPVWARSKVCTLSYPETGPFRDDAPSWCRAPFEPEGLLSSISAIMSGTIGIHYGHVLIHFKGHGERLKQWISMGLGLLITAFILHFSDAIPLNKQLYSFSYVCFTAGNAGIVFSGLYILIDVLAMRIPFLWLEWIGMNAMLIFVMGAQGIFAGFINGWYFKNEDNNLVNWIQHHVFFDVWKSQRLGTLLYVIFAEITFWAVLAGILHRLGIYWKL is encoded by the exons ATGGAGGATCCCAAGAAGTTAGAAGAAGGATTTAGCAATCAAAAGAATAATATTAGTGAAGAAAATATTGATACAAATAGAATTGATAATAATCAAGATTTGGTTAGCcatgaaaatgatcaaaaaataTTGAGCCAACCATTGcaaaagaaggaagaagaagaaccaaTTATTAAGAAGGGTAAAAGGGTTGCAACATTGGATGCATTTAGAGGTCTCACTATAGTG tTAATGATATTAGTTGATGATGCTGGAGGAGCATATGCATGTATTGATCATTCACCATGGAATGGTTGCACATTGGCTGATTTTGTAATGCCATTTTTTCTCTTCATTGTTGGTGTTGCAATTGCTCTTGCCTTAAAG AGAGTTCCAAAGGTTAGTGCTGCAATTAAAAAAGTAACACTAAGGACATTGAAGCTTCTCTTTTGGGGAATTATTCTACAAG GAGGATACTCACATGCACCATATGATTTAGCTTATGGAGTGGACATGAAAGTAATAAGATGGTGTGGTATTCTACAG aGAATAGCCTTGGTGTATTTGATAGTGGCTTTAATAGAGATCTTAACTACCAAGCTAAGGCCAACAACTTTAACCCCTGGCCATTTCTCAATTTTCACTGCCTATAAATGGCAATG GCTTGGAGGATTCGTTGCATTCGTTGTTTACACGACAACAATATATGGTCTTTATGTTCCTGACTGGAACTTCCTGGTGCACGACGGAGATACATCACAAAGATACACG GTAAAATGTGGTATGAGGGGGCATTTAGGACCTGCCTGCAATGCAGTAGGTTACGTTGATCGACAAGTTTGGGGTATCAATCATCTGTATAATCAACCTGTTTGGGCACGTTCCAAG GTATGTACATTGAGTTATCCAGAAACAGGTCCATTTCGAGATGATGCTCCTAGTTGGTGTCGTGCTCCATTTGAACCCGAAGGCTTGCTGAG TTCAATTTCAGCTATCATGTCTGGAACAATTGGCATACATTATGGACatgttttgattcattttaaG GGTCATGGTGAGAGGCTAAAACAATGGATCTCAATGGGGTTAGGTTTACTTATTACAGCCTTTATTCTACATTTTTCAGACG CAATTCCTCTAAACAAACAATTATATAGTTTTAGCTATGTTTGTTTCACTGCTGGTAATGCTGGAATTGTATTTTCTGGATTGTATATACTG ATTGATGTTTTGGCAATGAGAATCCCATTTTTGTGGTTGGAATGGATTGGAATGAATGCAATGTTGATATTTGTAATGGGAGCACAAGGTATCTTTGCTGGATTTATAAATGGATGGTATTTCAAAAATGAAGACAATAACCTT GTAAATTGGATTCAACATCATGTATTCTTTGATGTGTGGAAATCACAAAGATTGGGAACTTTATTATATGTAATATTTGCTGAAATTACATTTTGGGCAGTTCTTGCTGGGATTTTGCATAGACTTGGTATCTATTggaaactataa
- the LOC101257997 gene encoding protein NUCLEAR FUSION DEFECTIVE 4-like yields the protein MVNTKFMMNGHGGLNSMASFGHHVFTGRWFMVFANLLIMSMAGATYMFGLYSDEIKSSLGYDQTTLNLLSFFKDLGGNIGIISGLINEVTPPWVVLFIGAIMNFFGYFMIWLCVTGHIAKPRIWQMCLYICIGANSQTFANTGALVTCVKNFPESRGSLLGLLKGFVGLSGAIITQLYHAFYGNNGKSLILLIGWLPSVVSCIFLRTIRILRVVKQANETKILYKFLYISLGLACFIMLVIIIQNKINFARFEYAGSAAVVLILLFAPLIIVFQEEVKLWNAKQQALDEPRLKVVSENPPSVELTQPQKLALSESEESLTSVDLSQRQKLALSEFEEKLSSVDLTQPQKLAQKEYEEKETSCFSNVFNPPPRGEDYTILQALFSIDMIILFIATTFGVGGTLTAIDNLGQIGKALGYPEKSITTFVSLVSIWNYLGRVVSGFVSEIFLKKYKFPRPMMLTLVLLLSCSGHLLIAFGVPNSLYIASILMGFCFGAQWPLIFAIISELFGLKYYSTLYNFGGGASPVGAYLLNVRVTGHLYDKVAKKQMLAKGLKREIGQDLTCIGVECYKMAFLIITGATLLSCAISLILVIRTRKFYKGDIYKKFREQAKHVGSS from the coding sequence atggtgaaCACTAAGTTCATGATGAATGGACATGGTGGCCTTAACTCCATGGCGAGTTTTGGCCACCATGTCTTCACGGGTCGATGGTTCATGGTATTCGCGAACCTTTTAATCATGTCCATGGCTGGTGCAACCTACATGTTCGGTCTCTATAGTGATGAAATCAAATCATCGTTAGGGTATGACCAAACCACgttaaatttgttaagtttttttaaagacTTAGGTGGTAATATTGGAATTATTTCGGGTTTAATCAACGAGGTAACTCCACCATGGGTCGTACTATTCATAGGTGCAATTATGAacttttttgggtattttatgaTTTGGCTATGCGTCACAGGACATATAGCCAAACCGCGTATTTGGCAAATGTGTTTGTACATTTGCATAGGTGCAAATTCACAAACATTTGCTAATACTGGTGCATTAGTAACTTGTGTTAAAAATTTCCCAGAAAGCAGGGGAAGTTTATTAGGGTTATTAAAAGGATTTGTTGGTTTAAGTGGTGCAATTATAACACAATTGTACCATGCTTTTTATGGTAATAATGGCAAgtcattgattttattaattggTTGGCTTCCTAGTGTTGTGTCTTGTATTTTTCTACGAACGATTCGAATTttaagagttgttaaacaagcCAATGAGACCAAAATATTGTACAAATTTTTGTACATTTCACTTGGCCTAGCTTGTTTTATCATGTTAGTTATCATCATACAAAATAAGATCAATTTCGCGAGGTTTGAGTATGCAGGAAGTGCAGCCGTTGTGTTGATTTTGCTCTTTGCCCCGTTGATCATCGTGTTTCAAGAAGAAGTTAAGCTTTGGAACGCTAAGCAACAAGCCCTGGATGAGCCTCGATTGAAAGTTGTTAGCGAAAATCCGCCTTCAGTAGAGCTGACTCAGCCCCAGAAGCTAGCTTTAAGTGAATCTGAGGAAAGTTTGACATCAGTTGACCTGAGTCAACGTCAGAAGTTAGCTTTAAGTGAATTTGAGGAAAAATTGTCATCAGTTGACCTGACTCAACCTCAAAAGCTAGCTCAGAAAGAGTACGAGGAAAAAGAAACTTCTTGCTTTAGTAATGTGTTTAATCCACCACCTAGAGGGGAGGATTATACGATATTGCAAGcgctttttagcatagacatGATCATTCTATTCATCGCGACAACATTTGGCGTGGGAGGTACATTGACAGCTATCGATAACTTAGGTCAAATTGGAAAAGCCTTAGGTTATCCTGAGAAAAGTATCACGACATTTGTGTCACTAGTAAGCATTTGGAACTACCTAGGACGAGTTGTCTCAGGATTTGTATCTGAAATCTTTCTAAAAAAGTACAAATTCCCGCGCCCTATGATGCTCACATTAGTCCTCCTCCTCTCATGTTCGGGCCATCTACTTATCGCGTTTGGTGTCCCTAACTCCCTCTACATCGCGTCAATACTAATGGGGTTCTGTTTCGGAGCTCAATGGCCTTTGATTTTCGCGATTATATCGGAGCTTTTCGGGTTGAAGTACTACTCAACATTGTACAATTTTGGTGGTGGTGCTAGCCCTGTTGGTGCATATTTGCTCAATGTAAGAGTAACTGGCCATTTGTATGATAAAGTGGCTAAAAAGCAAATGTTAGCAAAAGGGCTAAAAAGGGAAATTGGTCAAGATTTAACATGCATTGGAGTGGAGTGTTACAAAATGGCCTTTCTTATAATTACCGGGGCTACATTGTTAAGTTGTgctatttcattaattttggtTATTAGAACAAGGAAATTTTATAAAGGtgatatttataaaaagtttAGGGAACAAGCTAAACATGTAGGTagttcttaa
- the LOC101257697 gene encoding probable pectate lyase 12, translated as MFQISYIVVFLILTSFFPLGFGIFLNVTTLPGQHPDPESVALEVNRKVNASLSIFQSRRKMLSYTQSSCQTGNPIDDCWRCDHSWQLNRQRLADCAIGFGQYALGGKGGRYYVVTSSSDPDPVDPPPGTLRYGVIQEEPLWIVFSASMEIKLSEELIFNSHKTLDGRGVNVHITGGGCITLQYISNVIIHNIHVHHCYESGDTNVRSSPTHFGYRGKSDGDGISIFGSRDIWIDHCSLSNCKDGLIDVVMGSTGITISNNHFSHHNEVMLLGHNDDYLPDSGMQVTISFNHFGKKLIQRMPRCRRGYIHVVNNDFTRWEMYAIGGSGNPTINSQGNRYIAPFDPFAKEVTKRVDTDEGKWRNWNWRSEGDVMANGAYFVASGEEVEIKYEKAYSVEPKSADFIDQITLNAGVLIHRGSNSGKWTATTNNDTESAGDDGGGEDLVAISGDSDDDYGGDEESRSSTIYSNFSLLFNLLMALLALL; from the exons ATGTTTCAAATAAGCTACATTGtggttttcttgattttaacttcattttttcCTTTAGGTTTTGGGATTTTCTTGAATGTTACTACTCTTCCTGGTCAACATCCTGATCCTGAATCTGTTGCTCTTGAAGTTAATAG GAAAGTGAATGCATCACTCTCAATTTTccaatcaagaagaaaaatgttGTCCTACACACAATCCTCTTGTCAAACGGGTAACCCTATCGATGATTGTTGGCGATGTGACCATAGTTGGCAATTAAATCGCCAAAGACTAGCCGATTGTGCCATCGGGTTCGGTCAATACGCCCTCGGTGGCAAAGGCGGTCGTTACTACGTGGTCACGTCATCCTCGGACCCGGACCCCGTGGACCCGCCACCTGGCACTCTCCGATACGGGGTCATCCAAGAGGAACCGTTGTGGATAGTTTTCTCAGCTAGTATGGAGATTAAACTCTCGGAAGAGCTCATATTCAACTCGCACAAAACCCTAGACGGGCGCGGGGTCAACGTGCACATAACAGGAGGGGGGTGTATAACGTTACAATATATCTCAAACGTTATAATCCACAACATACACGTACATCATTGTTACGAATCGGGCGATACGAACGTACGTTCGAGCCCTACACATTTCGGATACCGAGGCAAGTCGGACGGGGACGGGATCTCGATTTTCGGGTCCCGAGACATATGGATAGATCATTGTTCATTGTCCAATTGTAAAGATGGATTGATTGATGTAGTTATGGGGTCAACGGGGATAACAATATCAAATAATCATTTTTCACATCACAATGAGGTAATGTTATTGGGACATAATGATGATTATTTGCCAGATTCAGGTATGCAAGTCACAATATCATTTAAtcattttggtaaaaaattaattcaaagaATGCCAAGGTGTAGAAGAGGATATATTCATGTTGTCAATAATGATTTTACAAGATGGGAAATGTATGCAATTGGTGGAAGTGGAAACCCTACAATCAACAGCCAAGGGAATAGATATATTGCACCCTTTGACCCTTTTGCTAAAGAG GTAACAAAAAGAGTGGATACTGATGAAGGAAAATGGAGAAATTGGAATTGGAGAAGTGAAGGGGATGTAATGGCAAATGGAGCATACTTTGTGGCCTCTggtgaagaagttgaaattaaatatgaaaaagctTATAGTGTGGAGCCAAAATCTGCTGATTTTATTGACCAAATTACTTTAAATGCTGGTGTTCTTATTCACAG GGGTAGCAACAGTGGAAAATGGACGGCTACCACCAACAATGACACCGAATCCGCCGGAGACGACGGTGGAGGGGAAGATCTCGTGGCGATTTCCGGTGACTCCGACGACGATTATGGTGGTGATGAAGAGTCTAGAAGCTCAACAATTTACTCTAATTTCTCCTTGCTATTTAATTTACTAATGGCATTGTTAGCCTTATTGTag